CGGAGTGCCTCGAGACCGGTGGGGTCGAGCTGATAGACGCGACGGGTTCCGACGGCGCGGTCGCGCACCAGCCCGGCGCATTTGAGCACCTTGAGGTGTTGCGACACCGCGGGCCTGCTGACCGGGAGGTCGCGCGCCAACTCGCCGACCGCCGACGGGCCATGCGCGAGGCGTTCCACGATGGCGCGTCGCGTGCCGTCCGCCAATGCCAGCCACACGTCACCGGTTTGGTAAGTGACCACGAACCGTAAGCATAGACTTACCGAATTCGGCCTTCAAGGGCCGCGGCCAGGGCGTCTAGGTCTTGCGCAGCGGCGCCGGGTTCCACAGACCGCTGCGCGTTGCCGTCCCCAGGAGCAGGTCGGCGGGCTGGGCGCCCGGGTAATAGGGCGTCAGCCGTTGCAGCGAGCCCCAGTCGCGGGACCAGTCGTCCTTCAAATAGGTGGCCACCGTGGTCGCTTTCACCAGCAGCTCGGTGACACCTAGCGGGCCACCGCCGTTGTTGTCCATCACGGGCGAGTTGGCCTCGGCGCCGAACCGGTCGGGCAGGATGCGCCATTTCGGTGTCTCGTCGACGCCGCTCTGATGGCCGAACGGCCGCTGACACGGGAACGCCAGCCCGACGAGCCAGTCCAAGAACACCGGGTCGGCCGAGCCCACCACGTCCTGCAGCGTGCGCAGCTGCGGAATGCGCGGCGACGTCAGCGCGATCCAGTGCTGCGGCGCCAGGTCTTCGTCGTCGGCGACCAACCGAATCTGGGT
The sequence above is drawn from the Mycobacterium marseillense genome and encodes:
- a CDS encoding ArsR/SmtB family transcription factor, with the translated sequence MVTYQTGDVWLALADGTRRAIVERLAHGPSAVGELARDLPVSRPAVSQHLKVLKCAGLVRDRAVGTRRVYQLDPTGLEALRTDLDRFWTQALAGYAQTIDETNEGPT